A section of the Cottoperca gobio chromosome 17, fCotGob3.1, whole genome shotgun sequence genome encodes:
- the camk2n2a gene encoding calcium/calmodulin-dependent protein kinase II inhibitor 1a, giving the protein MSEVLPYNEGKMSGYGADSEVSQMSFSCGLQDTSAFFAGSQAKRPPKLGQIGRAKRVVIEDDRIDEVLKGMTDKSAPGV; this is encoded by the exons ATGTCCGAGGTGCTGCCATACAACGAGGGGAAAATGAGCGGCTACGGGGCGGACAGTGAGGTCAGTCAGATGTCCTTTAGCTGCGGACTGCAGGACACAAGCGCCTTTTTCGCTGGGTCGCAGGCGAAAAGACCCCCGAAGCTTGGACAGATCGGCAGAGCCAAGCGAg TGGTCATCGAGGACGACCGAATAGACGAGGTCCTGAAGGGGATGACAGACAAGTCTGCACCCGGCGTTTAA